GTCAGCGCTCCGCTCGTCGCTCCCCCAATAGACATCCCCGCGGGCTCCACGATGATGATCCGCTGGGATTCGGCCAATCGCGATGAGGCGAAGTTTGAGGATCCCGAGACATTCGACATCGACAGATCGAATCTGCGCCGCCACACCGCCTTCGGCCATGGCAAGCATTTCTGCATCGGCAACGGGCTGGCGCGGCTGGAACTGAAGGCGACGATCAGCGCGATGCTCGACCGTTTCGCGCATATAGCGCTCGCCGCCCCCGTTGAGCGTGCGCTGGCGTTGGACAATTGCGCGCTGCCTGCGCTGCACCTTACCTTGGAGCGCGCGGTGAAGCGACCGGAATAACATCGCTAGCATATAATATGCTCACAATCCTATTGCGCCTACGGACGAGTTCGCGCAAAGTGGAGAACCCCTACAGGATTTTGGAGAGACGACCATGGCCGAGCAGCTGGAGGAATTTTCGAAAGGCGCCGCCCTGGTATATGGTGGTTCGGGCGGCATCGGCGCGGAGATTTGCCGATCGCTGGCCGCCTCCGGCTCCAATGTCGTTCTAACCTATTTCTCCAAGTCGACCGCCGCCGACGAAGTTGTGAAGGAAATCGAAGCGATGGGCCGCAAGGCCGTGGCTGTGCAGGTCAATGTAGAGGATCCGGTGGCGGTCAAGAAGGCCGTGGACGCGGCGCTGGAGAATTTCGGCGAGATCCATTCGGTCGTCTATGCGTCCGGCCCGCCGCTCGAATTTCTCTATATCAACCAGATTTCGGGCGCGGAATGGTCGCGCGTGATCAACGCCGACGTCAATGGCTGCTTCAACGTTGTGGAGGCGACGCTTCCCCATCTGCGTGCGCGCGGCAAGGGGAATTATGTCGGCATCATCACCGCCGCCGTCGATCGCGCGCCGCCGCGTGACATATTGTCGGCGGCCCCCAAGGCCGCGATCCAGATGCTGTTGCGCGGCGTCGCCCGAGAAGAGGGCCGTAACGGCATCCGCGCCAACATGGTCGGCCCCGGTTATATCGAAGCGGGACTGGGCCTCGCCACCGTTCATGATCATACTAAGGATTTTGTCGAGAGGATGATGCGCGCCATTCCGCTCAAGCGACCCGGTCGCGCGTCCGACATCGCCGACGTCACTTTATTCCTGCTGTCCGACAAGTCGAGCTATGTGACCGGCGTGTCCATCCCCGTCGCGGGCGGTCTGCAACTGTCCTGACGATCTCCCGGGGCCGCAGACGCACATGCCTGCCGAACGTCCCATCGTCAGCCTCGAAGCGGACTCCGGCAAAAAACATGGGCGAGGCCGATTGATCACAGTCTTTTCCCAGCTGTTCTGCGCCGTCATCGTCGTATATCTCCGCAGATTTGCGGGATTATCGCATGAGCCACACCTCTTGTTTCCAGCTAGTCCGCGAAGGCGGCGGTGCGATCCTGCGCATCGCGCTGGACAGGCCGGCCCAGCGCAACGCCATGTCGCGCGCGATGGTCGACGCCATGCTTGCGCTGCTGGATACGGAAGGCGCGGGTGATGAGGCCCGCGTCATCATCGTGCACGGCCTTGGACGCGGCTTTTACGCGGGCAGCGACCTAGGTGAGCTGGCTGAAATGCGTCGGATGGAGCGCGCCGCGTTCGAGGCGGATTGCGGCACACTCTCTTGCAGGCTCAATGACTATCCCGTCCCGGTAATCGCCGCGGTGCACGGCTTTGCGATCGGGGGCGGCCTGACCCTGGCCGCCGCGTGCGATATGGTGATATCTACGGCTGACGCGACATGGAGTTTGCCCGAAGTGCCGATTGGCCTGTTTCCCGCGTGGGGGCTGGGCGCGGTGGACGATCGGATCGGACTGGCTCGCGCGCGCCGGCTCGCCTTGGGAATGGATCGGCTGACGGGGACGCAGGCGGCAGACTGGGGACTGGTGGACGAGATCGCTTCGGAGCCGCTGGCGCATGCATCGGCTCTGGCCGCCAGCATCATCGCTCTACCGGCAGCGCAGTTGGCGCAGGCCAAGGCCCATTATCGCCGCGCCGATCGCTGGACGGTCAAGGATCAAGCCGCTAACGCTCGCTTTCTTAACGCGACGGAAAGCGCCGAAGCCCAGGCTAGCTTCCTCCGCTTCGGCAAGGGCTGACTTAGGATATGGCGGCCTAACGCGGTTGTCGGCCTGCCCGACAGAAATTGGGGCGCACTCGTCTGCGCCGCTATGCATCATCGGTAAGACCGTATGTCCGCTCTTTGGCTGAGGGTGGCTCGCCCTACACTGTGGTGGCGAGGGTTGCTCGGAGTGGCCGAGCCGATCCTCATCGCAGGAGGACGAGCCGTGGAGCATTCTACAGAAGTTTTCGTCGGAATGGATGTGGCAAAGACGCGGAACGCGATTGCGGTCGCGGACGGCGAGCGCGGAGGCGAGGTGCGGTTCCTGGGAGAAGTCGACGCCTCTCTCGAGGCAATGCGACGGGTAGTGCAGCGGATCGCCGCCAAGCACGAACGTATCCATTTCTGCTACGAAGCCGGGCCGACGGGCTATGGCCTCCACCGGTTGATCACATCCATGGGCTATCCCTGCGACGTCGTCGCACCTTCGCTGATACCGAGGCGCCCCGGCGACAGGGTAAAGACCAATAGGCGTGATGCGGTCGGTTTGGCCAAGCTCCTGCGCGCAGGGGAACTGACGCCGGTGTGGGTTCCTGATGAGGGCCATGAAGCGATGCGCGACCTGGTCCGCGCTCGCGCTGCGGCGGTCGAGACCCAGCGCGTTCACCGACAACAGGTGAGTGCGTTCATGCTGAAGCACGGGCGCATCTTTCCGCGCAAAACGGCATGGGGGGCACGCCACCTCCGCTGGTTGCAAGAACAGCACTTCGATCATCCCGCTCACCAAATCGCACTGCAGGAACTCGTCGATGCGGTTCGCACGGACAGAGAGCGTATCGTTCGCATCGAGGCCGCGAT
Above is a window of Sphingobium sp. JS3065 DNA encoding:
- a CDS encoding cytochrome P450, with protein sequence MSRRNTSATSRPPMPSRVSSGHSTRSSDMTWKSLSARIASASGRKLGQERSKRPRTAILKSVLQTERRLIVESRVEVRESQAYCSHPMDNNQRPHVSAPLVAPPIDIPAGSTMMIRWDSANRDEAKFEDPETFDIDRSNLRRHTAFGHGKHFCIGNGLARLELKATISAMLDRFAHIALAAPVERALALDNCALPALHLTLERAVKRPE
- a CDS encoding SDR family NAD(P)-dependent oxidoreductase, whose product is MAEQLEEFSKGAALVYGGSGGIGAEICRSLAASGSNVVLTYFSKSTAADEVVKEIEAMGRKAVAVQVNVEDPVAVKKAVDAALENFGEIHSVVYASGPPLEFLYINQISGAEWSRVINADVNGCFNVVEATLPHLRARGKGNYVGIITAAVDRAPPRDILSAAPKAAIQMLLRGVAREEGRNGIRANMVGPGYIEAGLGLATVHDHTKDFVERMMRAIPLKRPGRASDIADVTLFLLSDKSSYVTGVSIPVAGGLQLS
- a CDS encoding IS110 family transposase; this encodes MEHSTEVFVGMDVAKTRNAIAVADGERGGEVRFLGEVDASLEAMRRVVQRIAAKHERIHFCYEAGPTGYGLHRLITSMGYPCDVVAPSLIPRRPGDRVKTNRRDAVGLAKLLRAGELTPVWVPDEGHEAMRDLVRARAAAVETQRVHRQQVSAFMLKHGRIFPRKTAWGARHLRWLQEQHFDHPAHQIALQELVDAVRTDRERIVRIEAAIEEFLPSWSLAPVVRALQALRGVELVVAVTFVTEVGDVRRFDSPRQLMGYLGLVPSERSTGDAIRRGGITKAGNGRVRHMLVESAWTYRHPPRVGKNKLYRLEQTTPKVREIAWKAQSRLTARYRALDAKGKKTTVVCAAIARELAGFMWAIAREVQPA
- a CDS encoding enoyl-CoA hydratase/isomerase family protein, with the translated sequence MSHTSCFQLVREGGGAILRIALDRPAQRNAMSRAMVDAMLALLDTEGAGDEARVIIVHGLGRGFYAGSDLGELAEMRRMERAAFEADCGTLSCRLNDYPVPVIAAVHGFAIGGGLTLAAACDMVISTADATWSLPEVPIGLFPAWGLGAVDDRIGLARARRLALGMDRLTGTQAADWGLVDEIASEPLAHASALAASIIALPAAQLAQAKAHYRRADRWTVKDQAANARFLNATESAEAQASFLRFGKG